A single Argentina anserina chromosome 7, drPotAnse1.1, whole genome shotgun sequence DNA region contains:
- the LOC126802000 gene encoding LOW QUALITY PROTEIN: tubulin-folding cofactor D (The sequence of the model RefSeq protein was modified relative to this genomic sequence to represent the inferred CDS: inserted 6 bases in 3 codons; deleted 1 base in 1 codon; substituted 2 bases at 2 genomic stop codons): MASLLAPKPHKEELGNEEVAVEDDDEYGAKEAVLQKYFLQEWKLVKSLLDDIVSHTRVSDPSAPHKIRSIMDKYQEQGQLVEPYLESIVTPLTFIIRSKTVELGVASDEILEVIKPICIIIYSLVTVCGYKAVVKFFPHQVSDSELAVSLLEKCHHTTSVSSLRQESTGEMEAKCVILLWLSILVLVPFDISTVDTSIANNSNVGKLEPAPLVLRITGISKDHLSNAGPMRTIAALLLSKLLTWPDMPMAFSSFVEWTHEVLSSLTDVMNHFRLLGALEALAAIFKAGEWKLLLDVVPIVWDDISLLIKSSYAARSPLLRKYLMKLTQRMGITSLPHRSPSWRLCSTDTSKAEGKTNSLGENMLLSASGKSSECNDSINAKDLNSEPCSSCLDDEEMDVPEIVEEIIEMLLTGLRDTDTVVRWSAAKGIGRTASRLTAALSEEVLSSVLELFSPGEGDGSWHGGCLALAELARRGFLLPASLPKVVPVVMKGLHYDIRRGPHXVGSHVRDAATYVCWAFGRAYYHTDMKNILDQLAPHLLTVACYDHEVNCRRAAAAAFQENVGRQGRYPHGIDIVNTADXFSLSSRANSYVHVAVSIAQYEGYLYPFVDELLYNKICHWEKGLRELAAEALSSLVKYDPEYFANYALEKIIPCTLSSDLCMRHGATLATGELVLALHQCGYALSADKQNLVAGVVPAIEKARLYRGKGGEMMRSAVSRFIECISTSSVSLPEKIKWSLLDTVNENLRHPNSQIQDAAVKALKHFVQAYLIVADLXGTSIISKYLELLTDPNVAVRRGSALAIGVLPCKLLATRWKNVLLKLCNACAIEDNPDDRDAEARVNAVKGIVSVCEALTQEKEHSGVPFVEDDMYLFLLIKDGVLTALLKALNDYSVDNRGDVGSWVREAAMDGLERCTYILCKRDSICLSGKSVQIDSSVEIEPSADNKQLHVLFDANLASSIIGGISKQAVEKMDKLREAAXLLQRILYNKVAYVQHIPHRKKLEELVPNEADLKWAVPNISYPRFVQLLQFDCYSRPVLSGYVISXLRKASLTALLEYLQMVDSEDQNEKSREYVLSMDILWVLQHFRRCDRVIVPVLKTIEILFSKKIYFNLQIQTVVVCAGALDALEVELKGSKDFSKLYAGIAILGYIASVSDFINSRAFSQLLRFLGHRYPKIRKASAEQVYLVLLQNEGLVAKNKLDKAIDIISETCWEGDTEAAKLQRVELYEMAGLDTDLIRKTSNKVSTGNRSSTITDENASYSSLVDSSGF; encoded by the exons ATGGCATCCTTATTAGCCCCAAAGCCGCACAAGGAGGAGTTGGGGAATGAAGAAGTAGCAGTAGAAGACGACGACGAGTACGGGGCCAAGGAGGCAGTGCTCCAAAAGTACTTCCTTCAAGAATGGAAGCTCGTCAAGTCCCTCCTAGACGACATCGTTTCACACACTCGCGTTTCCGATCCCTCCGCTCCCCACAAGATCCGATCCATT ATGGACAAGTATCAAGAGCAGGGACAGTTGGTGGAGCCTTACCTAGAGAGCATTGTTACCCCACTGACGTTTATCATCCGCTCGAAAacagttgaattaggagtggCTTCGGATGAAATACTTGAAGTGATTAAGCCTATATGCATCATTATTTACTCTCTGGTTACTGTTTGTGGGTACAAGGCCGTCGTCAAGTTCTTCCCGCATCAAGTTTCGGACTCGGAACTTGCTGTGTCTCTCTTGGAGAAGTGCCATCACACAACTTCAGTGTCGTCATTGCGTCAGGAAAGTACAGGAGAGATGGAGGCCAAATGTGTGATACTTTTGTGGCTCTCTATACTTGTGTTGGTACCATTTGATATCTCCACGGTTGATACTAGCATTGCGAACAACAGTAATGTTGGTAAACTTGAGCCGGCTCCGCTGGTATTGAGAATTACAGGGATATCTAAGGATCACCTCTCAAATGCTGGTCCTATGCGCACCATAGCTGCTTTGCTGCTCTCAAAGCTTCTAACATGGCCGGACATGCCAATGGCCTTCTCCAG CTTCGTTGAATGGACACACGAAGTGTTATCTTCTCTTACAGATGTCATGAATCACTTCCGCTTACTTGGAGCTTTAGAAGCCCTGGCTGCTATATTCAAG GCTGGTGAGTGGAAACTGTTGCTGGATGTGGTTCCTATTGTCTGGGATGACATCTCATTGTTGATCAAGTCTAGCTATGCAGCTCGGAGTCCGTTGCTTCGCAAGTATCTGATGAAATTAACTCAGAGGATGGGGATTACTTCCCTCCCTCATCGTTCACCTTCCTGGCgcctatgtagcaccgacacttcAAAGGCtgaa GGTAAAACAAACTCACTGGGAGAGAACATGTTGTTGTCTGCCTCAGGAAAATCTAGTGAATGCAATGATTCTATAAATGCCAAGGATTTAAACTCAGAACCATGTTCAAGCTGcttggatgatgaagaaatggATGTCCCAGAAATTGTAGAGGAGATTATTGAGATGTTACTCACTGGATTGAGAGATACG GACACTGTTGTACGTTGGTCTGCTGCGAAAGGTATTGGTCGCACTGCTTCACGTCTTACAGCTGCCCTTTCAGAGGAGGTCCTATCATCTGTTTTGGAGCTGTTTTCTCCGGGCGAG GGTGATGGGTCATGGCATGGAGGTTGCTTAGCATTGGCTGAGTTGGCACGCAGAGGATTTCTCTTACCTGCCAGCCTTCCCAAAGTTGTACCTGTTGTCATGAAG GGACTACATTATGATATTCGAAGAGGTCCACA TGTTGGATCTCATGTACGAGATGCTGCAACTTATGTTTGTTGGGCTTTTGGCCGTGCATACTATCATACAGATATGAAAAATATATTGGATCAGCTTGCACCACACCTATTAACAGTGGCCTGCTATGACCATGAG GTTAATTGTAGAAGAGCAGCAGCTGCTGCTTTTCAGGAAAATGTCGGAAGACAGGGTCGTTACCCTCATGGAATTGACATAGTGAATACTGCAGACTAGTTTTCACTTTCTTCACGAGCAAACTCATATGTTCATGTTGCTGTCTCTATTGCTCAATATGAGGGATATCTTTATCCCTTTGTGGATGAGCTGCTGTATAACAAAATTTGTCACTGG GAAAAAGGCTTAAGAGAACTTGCTGCTGAGGCTCTTTCTTCTCTTGTTAAATATGATCCGGAATACTTTGCAAACTATGCGTTGGAGAAAATAATTCCTTGTACTCTTTCATCTGATCTTTGCATGCGCCATGGAGCGACACTGGCAACTGGAGAACTCGTTTTAGCACTACATCAATGTGGTTATGCTCTTTCCGCTG ATAAACAAAATCTTGTTGCTGGTGTTGTACCTGCTATTGAGAAAGCACGCCTTTATCGTGGAAAAGGTGGAGAAATGATGCGTTCAGCAGTTTCCCGTTTCATAGAATGCATATCTACATCTTCTGTGTCATTACCGGAAAAGATAAAGTGGAGTCTGCTTGATACTGTAAATGAGAACTTGAGACATCCTAATTCTCAGATTCAG GATGCAGCAGTTAAAGCTCTGAAGCACTTTGTGCAAGCATATCTAATTGTTGCAGATCTTTGAGGTACTAGTATAATATCTAAGTACCTGGAACTCTTGACTGATCCAAATGTGGCTGTAAGAAGAGGATCAGCTTTGGCGATAGGTGTTTTGCCCTGCAAACTTCTTGCCACTAGGTGGAAGAATGTGCTTTTGAAGCTTTGTAATGCTTGTGCAATTGAG GACAACCCTGATGATAGAGATGCGGAAGCACGAGTAAATGCAGTCAAAGGGATTGTTTCAGTCTGTGAAGCATTAACTCAGGAAAAGGAACATTCTGGTGTCCCATTTGTGGAGGATGACATGTATTTGTTCCTTCTCATCAAGGATGGAGTATTGACAGCTTTATTGAAAGCTCTTAATGACTATTCTGTTGATAACAGAGGTGATGTGGGTTCTTGGGTACGTGAGGCTGCTATGGACGGCCTTGAGAGATGTACATATATCCTGTGCAAGAGAGATTCTATTTGTCTGAGTGGAAAATCAGTTCAAATCGATTCTTCCGTTGAGATAGAGCCCAGTGCTGACAATAAACAGTTACATGTGTTGTTTGATGCAAATCTTGCTTCCAGTATAATTGGGGGAATAAGTAAGCAAGCTGTAGAGAAGATGGATAAGCTGAGAGAAGCAGC TTTGCTACAGAGGATTTTGTACAATAAGGTAGCTTACGTCCAACATATACCGCACAGGAAAAAGCTGGAAGAACTTGTTCCTAATGAAGCTGATTTAAAGTGGGCG GTACCGAACATTTCATACCCTCGTTTTGTGCAATTGCTGCAATTTGACTGTTATAGCAGACCAGTGCTATCGGGGTATGTCATCTC GTTGAGGAAGGCATCACTCACAGCATTGTTAGAGTATCTTCAAATGGTAGACAGTGAAGACCAGAATGAAAAGTCCAGAGAGTATGTGCTGTCTATGGACATTCTTTGGGTTCTCCAACACTTTAGGAGATGTGACAGAGTCATTGTACCTGTATTGAAG ACTATTGAGATTCTTTTCAGCAAAAAGAT TTATTTCAATTTACAGATTCAGACAGTGGTTGTCTGTGCTGGTGCTTTGGATGCTCTGGAAGTTGAATTAAAAGGATCGAAGGACTTCTCCAAGCTATATGCAGGCATTGCAATACTTGGATATATAGCTTCAGTTTCAGATTTCATAAATAGTCGGGCCTTCTCTCAGCTTCTCCGTTTTCTAGGTCAT CGTTACCCTAAG ATACGGAAAGCTTCTGCTGAACAAGTTTACCTTGTTCTCTTGCAAAATGAGGGTCTTGTGGCTAAAAACAAGCTCGACAAAGCTATTGACATTATTTCAGAAACCTGCTGGGAAGGTGATACTGAAGCAGCAAAGCTCCAACGGGTTGAGTTATATGAGATGGCTGGTCTTGACACAGATCTGATTCGTAAGACTAGTAACAAAGTATCAACCGGTAACAGGAGTTCAACAATTACTGATGAAAATGCATCTTATTCATCATTAGTCGACTCAAGTGGGTTCTAA
- the LOC126801989 gene encoding xylulose 5-phosphate/phosphate translocator, chloroplastic — MLTLNLNTTVPFSKSTHHYPINASPSSLLTPNTRSHTSSSPLQSPTKSSVFPRIHSHSYPFSFSSKPTSQIFGLTPKFPSLFSSKPKLQTPKASSSSTSEPNSNEETKPAVPKPKATTRQLALIFGLWYFQNIVFNIYNKKVLNIFPFPWLLASFQLFAGSVFMLVLWSLKLQPCPKISKAFTVALLGPALFHTIGHISACVSFSKVAVSFTHVIKSSEPVFSVVFSSFLGDTYPLQVWLSILPIVMGCSLAAVTEVSFNLQGLWGALISNVGFVLRNIYSKRSLQSFKEVDGLNLYGWISIISLFYLFPVAVFVEGPQWVQGYHRAIASVGKPSTFYLWVLLSGVFYHLYNQSSYQALDEISPLTFSVGNTMKRVVVIVSTVLVFRNPVRPLNALGSAVAIFGTFLYSQATAKKKKEAEKKN; from the coding sequence ATGCTTACACTGAATCTCAACACCACTGTCCCTTTCTCCAAATCCACCCATCACTACCCCATTAATGCCTCCCCCTCTTCTCTTCTCACCCCAAACACCAGATCCCACACCTCATCTTCTCCCCTCCAATCACCCACCAAATCTTCAGTCTTCCCAAGAATCCATTCCCACTCATACCCTTTCAGTTTCTCTTCAAAACCCACTTCCCAAATTTTTGGTTTGACCCCGAAGTTCCCATCTTTGTTCTCCTCCAAACCCAAACTCCAAACCCCCAaagcttcctcttcttctactTCAGAACCCAACTCCAATGAAGAAACCAAACCCGCAGTTCCAAAGCCTAAGGCCACAACTCGCCAGCTTGCCCTGATTTTCGGTCTCTGGTACTTCCAGAACATTGTCTTCAACATTTACAACAAGAAGGTTCTGAACATTTTCCCATTCCCATGGCTTCTGGCTTCGTTTCAGCTCTTTGCCGGGTCTGTTTTTATGTTGGTTCTCTGGTCCCTGAAGCTCCAGCCCTGCCCGAAAATCTCGAAAGCATTCACTGTTGCTCTCCTTGGCCCTGCATTGTTTCATACGATAGGCCACATTTCGGCTTGTGTCTCGTTCTCTAAGGTGGCTGTGTCCTTCACCCATGTCATCAAGTCATCAGAGCCGGTTTTTTCGGTGGTGTTTTCGTCCTTCTTAGGGGATACTTACCCTCTACAGGTCTGGCTTTCGATTCTCCCTATTGTTATGGGTTGTTCTCTAGCTGCTGTTACTGAGGTGTCATTCAATTTGCAAGGCCTGTGGGGAGCTTTGATTAGCAATGTGGGGTTTGTATTGAGGAACATTTACTCGAAACGGAGCTTGCAGAGCTTTAAGGAAGTAGATGGATTGAATTTGTATGGTTGGATTAGTATAATTTCTCTGTTTTATCTGTTTCCTGTGGCTGTTTTCGTTGAAGGTCCGCAATGGGTTCAAGGGTATCATAGAGCTATTGCATCTGTGGGGAAGCCATCTACATTTTACTTGTGGGTGTTGTTGTCTGGAGTGTTTTACCATCTGTATAACCAGTCGAGTTATCAGGCTCTTGATGAGATTAGCCCTTTGACATTCTCGGTTGGAAACACAATGAAGAGGGTGGTGGTGATTGTGTCTACTGTGTTGGTGTTTAGAAATCCAGTTAGGCCTCTTAATGCACTTGGGTCTGCTGTGGCGATATTTGGGACATTCTTGTATTCGCAGGCAACAgctaagaagaaaaaggaagcgGAAAAGAAGAACTAG